The Desulfobulbaceae bacterium genome has a window encoding:
- a CDS encoding AAA family ATPase, producing the protein MPQPLIIKQTGVIEETVRGVVDRVTYHNADNGFSILRIHPFNNPHQQETVIVHQTKVFAGATMEFSGYWTVHPKFGRQFQAVKAVEKKPATSAALEKYLGSGLIKGVGPKTARSIVGHFGKQTLDVFEEEIEKLTEVPGIALKKLKMISAAWTEHRALREVMMFLQVHGISTLFAVRIYKLYGDKAISHVTEDPYRLANDFYGIGFFSADKVALSIGLATDSPQRIMAGVKHVLAASRDFGHCYLTESQIGVQVKALLQLDLEDRLPDLLGQMEHEGQLMVRQILSAAGITEACYYSKSLYFDELFVAGKVAGCATPLHVDRERIEKWISRYCMSKDIALSGEQAAAVMSIAGERFSVLTGGPGTGKTTTTLVIVKLLEAMQLRVLLAAPTGRAAQRMSEVIGQEAKTIHRLLEWQLGKFKKNQESPLEVDFLIVDECSMLDINLTASLLKAVPDTSQVLFIGDADQLPSVGAGNVLRDMIGSGKVPCFKLTQIFRQAQESFIIQYAHQINSGEIPHIDSPFKKPELWQNKIDCLFLDSEEATKEQISFVGKVKRFGELKASETDSSTDYDASLYEFRTSEVMVPYETELVIPKKFQHVNLEEVCRAETKVDELLSVLKKVHPWSSLHYGLAASDIIRKLYLEWIPKYFGRNCEVQILSPMTRGSLGTVSLNGMIQASANPPSEGKSQLRVGERVFRVGDRVIHRRNNYDLGVYNGDIGIIKAINNTELTCVIAFFPDSREVFYQKDDIVELDLAYAITIHKSQGSEFEAVIIPVTTQHFKMLFRNLIYTGLTRARRLAVFVGTRKALAMAVQNQDTSQRQTNLKELIRAGAQSAF; encoded by the coding sequence ATGCCTCAACCATTGATAATCAAACAGACTGGTGTGATCGAAGAAACCGTTCGGGGTGTTGTGGATCGAGTTACATACCACAACGCTGATAACGGTTTTTCGATCCTGCGTATTCACCCCTTCAATAATCCGCACCAGCAGGAAACCGTTATTGTCCACCAGACAAAGGTGTTTGCCGGAGCGACCATGGAGTTCAGCGGGTACTGGACGGTTCACCCGAAGTTCGGGCGACAATTTCAAGCAGTAAAAGCTGTCGAGAAGAAGCCTGCTACCTCAGCAGCCCTGGAAAAATATCTGGGATCAGGGCTGATAAAAGGCGTTGGCCCTAAGACCGCCCGGAGCATTGTTGGTCATTTCGGCAAACAGACACTCGATGTCTTTGAAGAAGAGATCGAAAAGCTCACCGAGGTGCCGGGGATTGCCCTCAAGAAGCTGAAAATGATCAGTGCTGCTTGGACTGAGCATCGTGCGCTCCGGGAGGTAATGATGTTTCTGCAGGTACATGGAATCAGCACCCTTTTTGCGGTTAGAATTTATAAGCTCTATGGCGATAAGGCAATTAGCCACGTGACCGAGGACCCGTATCGACTGGCAAATGATTTTTATGGAATAGGGTTTTTCTCAGCAGATAAAGTAGCGTTGAGTATTGGCCTGGCGACTGATAGTCCCCAACGGATTATGGCTGGCGTCAAGCATGTGCTGGCTGCCAGTAGAGATTTCGGCCACTGTTACCTGACTGAGTCTCAAATAGGAGTTCAGGTTAAAGCGCTATTGCAGTTAGATCTTGAAGACAGGCTGCCGGATTTACTGGGACAAATGGAGCACGAAGGGCAGCTGATGGTTCGTCAGATTCTCTCTGCTGCAGGGATTACAGAGGCTTGCTATTATTCGAAATCCCTCTATTTTGATGAGCTGTTTGTGGCTGGAAAGGTGGCTGGTTGTGCAACTCCGCTCCACGTTGACAGGGAGAGGATTGAAAAATGGATTAGCCGTTACTGTATGTCAAAAGATATAGCCTTAAGTGGTGAACAGGCTGCTGCTGTTATGAGTATTGCCGGAGAAAGGTTTTCGGTGCTGACTGGTGGGCCTGGCACTGGTAAGACTACGACGACCCTGGTGATCGTCAAACTGCTTGAGGCGATGCAGTTGAGAGTGCTGCTTGCAGCGCCTACAGGACGAGCGGCTCAACGGATGAGTGAGGTTATTGGTCAGGAAGCAAAAACGATCCACCGCCTTTTAGAGTGGCAGCTTGGCAAATTTAAGAAGAACCAGGAGTCGCCGCTGGAGGTAGATTTTCTCATCGTTGACGAATGCTCTATGCTGGACATCAACCTGACGGCATCGCTCTTAAAAGCAGTCCCTGACACAAGCCAGGTTCTTTTTATCGGTGATGCTGACCAGCTCCCTTCAGTTGGCGCCGGCAACGTACTGAGAGATATGATTGGTTCCGGAAAGGTACCATGTTTCAAGCTGACTCAAATATTCCGGCAGGCCCAGGAGTCATTTATTATCCAATATGCCCATCAGATCAACAGCGGGGAAATACCTCATATCGATTCGCCATTCAAAAAACCGGAACTATGGCAAAATAAAATTGATTGCCTGTTTCTTGATTCAGAGGAAGCCACCAAAGAGCAGATATCATTTGTCGGAAAAGTTAAACGGTTCGGCGAGCTCAAGGCCTCTGAGACTGACAGTTCCACGGACTATGATGCCAGCCTCTACGAATTCCGAACCAGTGAGGTGATGGTTCCTTATGAGACAGAACTTGTTATCCCCAAGAAATTTCAGCATGTTAATTTAGAAGAGGTATGCAGGGCGGAAACTAAAGTTGACGAGTTGCTCTCGGTTTTGAAAAAGGTGCACCCCTGGTCATCACTGCATTACGGGTTGGCGGCCTCAGATATAATCAGGAAATTGTATCTGGAGTGGATACCGAAGTACTTCGGCCGAAACTGTGAAGTTCAGATTCTTTCACCAATGACCAGGGGCAGCCTCGGTACGGTCAGCCTCAATGGTATGATTCAGGCCTCGGCTAACCCTCCCTCTGAAGGGAAGAGTCAGTTACGAGTGGGTGAGAGAGTTTTCCGGGTTGGTGACAGGGTAATTCATCGGAGAAATAATTATGATCTCGGTGTCTATAACGGCGATATTGGCATCATCAAGGCAATTAACAATACGGAATTAACCTGTGTTATTGCCTTTTTCCCGGATAGCCGGGAAGTATTTTATCAAAAAGATGATATCGTGGAGTTGGATCTGGCCTACGCCATTACGATCCACAAATCTCAGGGCAGTGAATTTGAGGCGGTTATTATTCCGGTAACCACCCAGCATTTCAAGATGTTGTTCAGAAATCTCATCTATACCGGCCTTACCAGAGCCAGGAGGCTGGCTGTCTTTGTTGGTACACGAAAGGCGTTAGCCATGGCGGTCCAGAATCAGGATACCAGTCAGCGGCAAACAAACCTCAAGGAGTTGATCCGTGCTGGTGCTCAATCAGCTTTTTAA
- a CDS encoding tRNA threonylcarbamoyladenosine dehydratase, which yields MDRFLRIERLLGPERFDRLTKSMVTIAGLGAVGGHVMEGLARAGVGKLRLIDFDRIHHHNINRQILALENTVGMSKVQAALQRVLQINPHCQVEALELFIDSESMEQVLHPRPHLLIDAIDSLNPKVSLLTACVSEKIEVISSMGAALRTEPNLVRYGDLMETSKCPLARRVRKALRKRGIGEGITCVYSTEEVTFEYIDPEEETVCDDALPEHGRGRKRRVLGSLPTLTGIFGLTIANLAIKKLIEHQHGSTP from the coding sequence ATGGACAGATTTTTACGCATTGAACGGCTGCTTGGGCCTGAACGTTTTGACCGTCTTACCAAAAGCATGGTGACCATAGCAGGTCTCGGTGCTGTGGGCGGGCATGTCATGGAGGGTCTGGCCCGCGCGGGGGTTGGCAAGCTTCGACTTATTGATTTTGACCGCATTCACCACCATAATATCAATCGTCAGATTCTGGCCTTGGAAAACACGGTTGGCATGAGCAAGGTTCAGGCAGCCTTGCAGCGAGTGCTGCAGATTAACCCCCACTGCCAGGTGGAGGCCCTTGAGTTGTTCATCGACAGTGAAAGCATGGAACAGGTCTTACACCCCAGGCCCCACCTGCTTATTGATGCTATTGATTCCCTTAACCCAAAGGTTTCTCTGTTAACCGCCTGCGTGTCAGAAAAGATCGAGGTTATCTCATCGATGGGTGCAGCGCTGCGAACCGAACCCAACTTAGTGCGATACGGTGATCTGATGGAAACCAGCAAATGCCCCCTGGCCCGACGGGTACGCAAGGCGCTTAGAAAGCGTGGCATAGGCGAGGGAATCACCTGTGTCTATTCAACCGAGGAGGTGACTTTTGAATATATCGATCCAGAAGAGGAGACGGTGTGCGATGATGCGTTACCGGAGCATGGTCGTGGCCGCAAGCGCAGAGTTCTAGGAAGCCTCCCAACCCTGACTGGTATCTTCGGGTTGACCATTGCCAACCTGGCCATTAAAAAGCTGATTGAGCACCAGCACGGATCAACTCCTTGA
- a CDS encoding TatD family hydrolase, with the protein MKLLDAHLHLQDKRFNGKVDELITAAFNEGVERMICCATSEKDWDQVIELADRHPSVVPMLGVHPWSAHKVTSGWQERFVKLLKKTGAGVGEIGLCKLVDINPAAQEEVFAMQLALASEMRRPIAVHCVRRWGRLLEMLSDSYPLEAGCMIHAFGASEEVMDRLLELGALLSFSGRLADPRNEKMRRLFIAAPIDKVLLESDAPDMYCGALVGDASGLKSNSTPAMTAKLYRFAADLKDMDLEQFAAQVWKNGQIFTH; encoded by the coding sequence ATGAAATTGCTCGACGCCCACCTGCATCTGCAGGATAAGCGCTTTAATGGAAAGGTCGACGAATTGATCACCGCCGCCTTCAATGAGGGTGTTGAGCGAATGATCTGTTGCGCAACCTCCGAAAAAGACTGGGATCAGGTGATAGAGCTGGCTGACAGACATCCATCAGTTGTGCCCATGCTTGGAGTACATCCCTGGTCGGCCCACAAGGTTACATCGGGGTGGCAAGAGCGTTTTGTCAAACTATTAAAAAAGACAGGTGCGGGCGTAGGCGAGATTGGCCTGTGCAAGTTGGTAGACATTAATCCTGCGGCCCAGGAGGAGGTCTTTGCCATGCAGTTAGCCTTGGCCTCTGAGATGCGAAGGCCAATTGCCGTTCATTGCGTCCGTCGATGGGGGCGTTTACTGGAAATGCTTTCCGATAGTTATCCACTTGAGGCGGGATGTATGATTCATGCGTTTGGTGCTTCAGAAGAGGTTATGGACAGGCTGCTTGAACTGGGGGCCCTGCTATCCTTTTCAGGCCGGCTGGCTGACCCCCGCAACGAAAAAATGCGCCGTCTTTTTATTGCCGCCCCCATTGACAAGGTTCTTTTGGAAAGTGATGCCCCGGATATGTACTGTGGCGCACTGGTTGGCGATGCCTCTGGTCTGAAAAGCAATAGTACACCCGCTATGACTGCAAAACTATACCGCTTTGCGGCTGATCTTAAAGATATGGATCTTGAGCAGTTCGCTGCTCAGGTTTGGAAAAATGGACAGATTTTTACGCATTGA